The Alkalihalophilus pseudofirmus nucleotide sequence CTTCGCCCAATCACGCACTTCCCACTCGGTTGCTTGGCGGCCGCCATGGGTATAAATTCTCCATGAGCCAAGCTCTTCGTCATATTTCGCATCAATGGCCACGACAATACATTGCGAGCCAAAAAAGTCCGCTCCCTCACGAATCAGTTCTGGGCGTTTTACTGCTGCTGTATTCAGTGATACCTTATCAGCCCCGGCCCGCAGCACTCGCTTCATATCTTCTAGCGTATTAATCCCGCCGCCGACGGTAAATGGAATCGCAAGTTTTCCAGCTACTTCTTCAACGACTTCAACCATCGTTTCACGTCCTTCATGCGAGGCGGAAATATCTAAGAATACTAGTTCATCTGCCCCCTGCTCATCATAAAAGGCAGCCAGTTCAACCGGATCCCCTGCATCACGCAAGTCCACAAATTGAACGCCTTTGACCACACGTCCTTCTTTTACATCCAAGCATGGAATCATTCGTTTTGTAAGCACGTGTTTCACTCTCCTTTTAATGCATCTTTGAGGGTAAATTGATTCGTATACAAAGCCTTACCGACAATGGCTCCGCCGATCTCACTCGGGTGTTCGCGAAGTTCTTTTAAGTCCGCTAAGTTGCTGACGCCGCCGGAAGCAATCACTTCTTTCCCTGTTTCCTCAGCCATTTTGGCAATCGCTTCTGTATTCGGGCCGGACAGCATCCCATCACGTGAAATGTCAGTGAAAATAAACACTTCTGCTCCGTGACGTGCGAGCTCATTGGCAAGATCAACTGCCTGAACAGAAGATGTCTCAAGCCAGCCGTCAGTTGCCACATAGCCATCGCGCGCATCTAAGCCGATTGCAATTTTCTCACCGCCGTATGTAGAAAGCATTTCTTTAGTGAAAGCAGGATTATTAACTGCGACACTTCCTAAAATGACACGATCAATCCCGCGCTCTAAATAATAAGCAATATCTTCAGCCGTGCGAATGCCGCCGCCGACTTGAACGGACACATTAAGTTCTTTCGCTACTTTCACGACATGCTCATGGTTAATGCGAGTCTTCGCCTTCGCCCCGTCTAAGTCGACCATATGAATCCACTTTGCTCCTGCTTCAGCAAATGATTCAGCCATCTCAAACGGTGAATCGCCGTACACCGTCTCTTGGTTGTAATCGCCTTGAACAAGACGCACACATTTCCCATCACGCATATCAATTGCTGGATAGATCTCAAACTTAGCCACGTGCAATCGCTCCTCTCTCTACATAAGCCCCGTAATTTTTCAGAATTGCCATTCCGACCGTGCTGCTTTTCTCCGGGTGAAATTGTGTCCCTAATACATTCTCACGGCCAACAACCGCAGGAACAACCCTTCCGTAATCACTTGTAGCAAGGAGTACATTCTTATCGTCTGTTTTCACAACATAGGAATGAACAAAATACACATGTCCTTCTTCTACCCCGCGAAGCAGCAAGCTATCTTTATTGAACGTCAGCTTATTCCAGCCCATATGCGGCACTTTATACGCTTGACCTGCCTCATCGACACCGCTGAAGCGCTCAACACGGCCAGGAAGCAAGCCTAGTCCTGATGTAAGGCCATGCTCCTCACTGCTTTCAAATAACAGCTGCATTCCAAGGCAGATACCAAGCAGCGGTTTGCCCTCATTTGCCCAGTTGCGCAAAAACAGCGCGAGACCTGTTTCGTTTAAAATACTCATCGCATCACGAAACGCCCCAACACCCGGGAGGATCAGCCCATCTGCCTTTTCCAGTTCTGCCGGGTCCGCTGATAGAAAATAAGGCATGTCCATACGCTCTAATGCTTTACTGACACTATGTAAATTCCCCATGCCATAATCGACAATGCCAATCATCTACAACATTCCTTTCGTGGATGGAACTCCTTTAACACGCTCATCAATAGTTGTTGCCTCATCTAAGGCACGCGCCAATGCTTTAAAGATTGCCTCAATAATGTGGTGAGTGTTCTGTCCGTAATGAACAATGACATGCAGATTCATTCTCGCTTCAAGCGCCAGCTTCCATAAAAACTCATGCACAAGCTCCGTATCAAAGGTACCGACCTTCTGGCTCGGGAACTCGGCACGGAATTCAAGATGCGGGCGGTTGCTTAAGTCCACTACGACTTGGGCAAGCGTTTCATCCATTGGAACAAAGGCACTGCCATAACGCTTAATTCCTTTTTTATCACCTAGAGCATCTTTTAAAGCCGTTCCTAGACAGATTCCGATATCCTCAGTTGTGTGGTGATCATCCACCTCAATATCACCTTTCGCATCCACTGTTAAATTGAAGTGACCGTGCTTTGTGAATAAATCGAGCATATGAGTAAGAAAAGGCACACCCGTTTCGAGTTCAGAAACCCCTTCCCCGTCAATGGTAAAGTCTAAATCGATAGTTGTTTCACCGGTTTGTCTTTCAAGTCTTGCCTGTCTCATCTATTCATCCTCCAACCTAATATCAATTGCTCTAGCATGTGCTTCTAATCCTTCTAATCTAGCAAGGGCAGAAATACTCGCTCCCTTTTGCTTTAGCGCCTGCTTGCTGTAGCTGATGATGCTTGATTTTTTCACGAAATCATCCACGCTTAATGGGCTTGAGAAACGCGCAGTGCCGTTCGTCGGCAGAACATGATTCGGTCCTGCAAAATAATCTCCAACAGGCTCTGAGCTGTATGGTCCGACAAAGATTGCTCCAGCATGGCGGATCCGTCCGACAAGCGCCATCGCATCTTCTGTTAAAAGTTCAAGATGTTCTGGGGCTAACTCATTCGTTACATCCACAGCTTCATCTAAATCTTTCGTCACATAGACCGCCCCGTAATCGCGAATTGATGCCTCGGCAATCTCACGCTTCGGCAGTGTTTCAAGCTGCTTCTCTACGGCAGTTTTTACTGCTTCCGCGAGGTCGCTTGAAGGCGTTACTAATACGGCCGATGCTCTCTCGTCATGCTCTGCTTGGCTCAACAGATCCGCTGCAATGTATTGCGCATTCGCATTCTCATCAGCTAAGACGACAATTTCACTCGGTCCTGCAATCATATCAATATCCACTCGTCCAAATACCGCGCGTTTTGCCAAAGCGACAAAGATATTGCCTGGTCCTGTGATTTTATCGACAGCTTGGATCGTCTCTGTTCCGTAAGCGAGAGCGGCAATGGCCTGAGCGCCTCCTACTTTATAAATAGAGGTAACACCAAGCTCCTTCGCTGTGACGAGGACACTTGCTGGGATTGTGCCATCTTTTTGCGGCGGAGTAACGATCGAAATTCTTCCAACGCCCGCTGCCTGCGCCGGGATGACGTTCATCATGATTGAGGACGGATAAGCAGCCTTGCCGCCTGGCACATATAAGCCGACAGCATCAAGCGGCGTGACTTTCTGGCCAAGGATCGTTCCGTCTTCTTTTGTCGTCATCCAAGACTGCTGCACCTGACGCTGGTGAAAATCACGGATATTCTCAATCGCCTCTCGAATAGCTTTTAAGACGCCTGGATCCAGCTGTTCATATGCCGCAAGAAATTCTGACTCTTCAACAAGAAGCGCGTCAAGCTTCGCCCCGTCAAACTTCTCGGTATATGAGAACAAGGCTTGATCACCACGTTTTCTAACCTCTTCAATAATCGCATCGACAGCCTCGCGCTGCTCGCTCGTACCAGCATCCAAGTCTCTTTTTAAACTGACCGAATCTGTGACCTCTATAATTCTCATGCTTCCACACCATCCACAACACCTGACAAACGTTCAACCATGCGGTCAATCTGCTCATCTTTCATCCGGTAGCTGACTGGGTTAACGATTAGACGTGAGGTGATCGGCACAATTGTTTCAAACTCAACCAGACCGTTTTCTTTTAGCGTGCGCCCCGTTGAAACAATATCAACAATGCGATCTGCCAGGCCGATAAGCGGTGCCAGCTCGATCGAACCATTCAGCTTAATCATCTCGACCTGCTCGCCTTGCTCTTTAAAATACTGTGCCGCAAGATTAGGATACTTTGAGGCTACTTTAGGGTTAATGTCTTTTTTCTCATACCCCGGAAGTCCTGCCACAGCTAAGTAGCACTCGCTGATTTTCAAATCAAGCACCTCGTACACATCACGTTCTTCTTCAATCATGACATCTTTTCCAGCTACCCCAATATCAGCTACCCCGTGCTCCACATAAGTCGGTACATCCATCGGCTTTGCTAGAATGAAGCGCAAATTCTCTTCTTCGACATCTATAATTAACTTTCTTGAATCATCAAATTCCTCTGGGAGGCGGTAGCCGGCTTTACGTAATAACTCAACCGCCTCTTCAAAAATACGTCCTTTCGGCATTGCCACTGTTAACACTTCGCTCATTCTACTCGCCTCCTTTTTTAGACTTTCCAATGCAATAGATTACATCATCATACTGCTCGCTCATTTGATCGACATCGCCGACACCAGAGAGATCTTGCAGGACAACAGAAATCCCTTCTTCACGCTTCTGGCTTGCCAACTCTGTTGCTTCCGTGCGGCGTTCCTTACTGAAAATCACACATACATTTTCCTTAGCAGGTGCTGTTTTTCCGATCGCTTCCGTTAATAAGTCTAAACGCACACCAAACCCTGTTGCAGGCGCCGGACGGTTAAACTTTTCAAGCAGCTGGTCATAACGGCCGCCGCTGCTTAACGGCACACCGAGATCACCGCCGTAGCCTTCAAATACAACTCCCGTATAATAGCTCAGGTGCAACACAAGATTTAGGTCAAGCTTCACATACGAATCAATACCGTAACTCTCAAGCACACCCCATAACTGTGTTAATTCATTAAGGGCGCGTTCTCCTTGTTCTGTTTGAATCAATTCACGTGCTTGATCAAGCGCCTCTTTGCCGCCGCGCAGCTTAAGCAATTTTAAGAGACGGTCTTTATCTATTGATGACAGGCTGAGCTCTTTCACATGCTCCTTGAAGCCGACGTAATTCTTTTCATACAGATAACGGCGGAGAACAAGCGCTCGTTCCTCATTTCCGACGACATCTAAAAGAAGAGCATCGACATAGCCGACATGCCCAATCGCTACTTTAAAGTTATCAAGACCGGCACGCTTTAAGCTTGCGATCATTAAAGCAATCACTTCACCGTCCGCACTGACCGTCCCATCACCAATCAGCTCTACACCAACTTGTTCAAATTCAGCCGGCTTGCCGCCTTCGTGCTGCTGCGCACGGTAGACATTTGACTGATAGTTGAGGCGCACTGGGAATGTTGCTTCTTTTAAGCTTGATGCAACAAGTCTTGCAATCGGTGCAGTCATATCTGGACGAAGCACAAGGGTATTTCCTTTTGAATCTAGTAATTTAAAGAGCTGCTGATCTAAAATCGCAGACGCATCTCCAACCGTATCGTAAAATTCAAGTGTTGGCGTATCAATTGTTTGATAGCCCCATAATGACATTTCTGTTGTCAGCTGATCGCGAATCAACTTTTTCGTTCGATAAAGAGCAGGTAAGGTATCTCTCATTCCAATCGGCTTTTCAAACATAAATGGCTTCGACATCACGTTCCACTCCTTGATTTCTCTATTTATAATGTGAGTCAGCTTAAGCGTCTTCCTCATACTAGTTCGTTTTGTTTTTACTTTAGTTCGCTAATATACTACCGAAATAAAGAATTTATATGTAGTCTACACGACGATAACCATACCGTCAACTGAAAAGACTGATTTTTTTGAGATTATAGGGTAATAGAAGCTGGGGATTCAGGGGTGCGGTGTAGTGAGGTCAAGCGGCGCAATTGTAGCTCGAACGAATACAATTACTCTGAGACCGACGCAATAATCCATCCAACCCGCGCAATTACACCCAATAGGCGCAATAAAGCCTTGAAGCGGCGCAATTACTTGAGCAAGCGAGACTATTACCATTTGAACAGACGCGATTACGTCTCCAACCGACGCAATCTCCCTCCACCGCATAATCCCTTGCTCCGCACAAACCAATGACTTTTCCATTCTGCTTAGTATTCGACTTTTTCTCCTATAAATCCTCTAGAACAGAAAAACCGCTCCAGCACATTATCTGCGCTGAAGCGGTTCTAGACTCGTTCTTTTATTATTTGCATCGGGTTGCCACCAACAAATGCGCCGGCTGGTACATCACGGTGGACAAGCGTTCCAGCTGAGATGACAGCCCCGTCACCAATCGTTACACCTGGAAGAATTGTCGTATTCGCACCGATCATCACTTCATCGCCGATCACGACATCTCCAAGCCGATACTCTTTAATCAAATATTCATGGGCAAGGATCGTGGTATTATAGCCGATAATCGTATTGCGCCCAATCGAGATACGTTCTGGGAACATAACATCCATCATCACCATCAAGGCGACCGCCGTCTCAGGTCCGACTTTCATTCGGAGAAACGTGCGGTACAGCCAATTTTTCACCTTTAGAAAAGGAGTGTAGCGGGCAATTTGGATGACAATAAAATTTTTAACAACTTTAAAAAACGGAACTGTGCGGTAAATATGCCATAAGGAATTTGCGGTTTTCACCGGATAGCTCTCAGTTTTTCGGCTCACTATCTCGCCTCCACGATATCTAGCAGATCACTCATTTCTGCTAAAATGTAGTCCGGCTCTAAGGCGCGCATCGCTTCTTCCCCTTTGATTGACCAGCTGACTGCAGCTGTTGGGATCCCCATATTTTTGCCGGCATGAATGTCATGAGGACTATCGCCAATCATCATCGCGCCTTCTTTTGTGACACCAAGGGCATTCAATGCTTTTTCAAGCGGCTCTGTGTGCGGTTTCGCATTTTCAACATCATCAAGACCAATGACAACATCGAAAAATTGATCGAGCTTCATCAGCTTCAGCCCCATTAAGGCCGTTTTGCGGATTTTTGTTGTCACGATCGCTAGGTTAAAGCCTTTTTCGTGAAGTTCCTTAATGGTCTCATAAACGCCCGCGTATTCTTTGACTAGCTCATCGTGGAAGGAATGGTTATGCGTACGGTACACGTCAATCATTTCCTCATAACGCTCAGGGTCTACTTTTCTGAAGCTGTCAATTAAAGGCGGGCCGATAAAATTGATTACCTGCTCGCGAGTGTATTCCCCAGGCTTAAACTGTTCAAGTGTATGCAAGAATGAAGCAATAATTAAATCATTTGTATTAATTAATGTTCCATCCAAATCAAATAATAGTGTTTTGATACCTGTTTCAGTGTTTGTATTAATGTTCATAGGTCGTCGCTTCCTTTCGATTTACCTGTTGATCTTTTTCAAGCCTGTTCCAGATGAAGGCTACTGCCATCGTGAGAACAATTGCCGTGACAAGACGGATAATTAACAGCGGCCAAATAGGGATGCCAAGCGGGATAAAGATCAACGTATCTTCAACTACCGCGTGACAGGCCACGAGAAAAATAAATACTAAGTACAAATCTTTCTTCGAGACATTGTCCTCTTTCACCGCTTGGATCATCACCCCGGCACCGTAGGCCAAGCCGAATGCCAAACCTGAAGCGAGTGTAGTGGATGTATTTTCACGAATGCCAAGCAGCCGCGTAAAAGGCGCCATCCAGCGTGACATCACTTGCAGCCAATTCATTTCTTTTGCAATCTGCACAAAAATCATTAACGGAATGACAATCATAGCAAGCTGCAGGATACCAAGTGTCGCACTTTCCACGCCAGACCAGGCAATTCCTAGCCATGTTGTCGGCTCAGCACTTGGAGTCGTTGAAACAAACCCATACTGTGCCTGCTCGCCTCCTCCGCTCCAAAAAAGATTGATCATAAAAGCGGAAAATAAAGCAAGCCCGACGCGCACCGCTAAGACGACGCTCATTCTGATACCAACTTTGGTCGCAACCGCAGACTCTACAAAAAGATTGTGAGAGAAAGAGAGCATAACAGCGAGGATAAACACTTCTTTCACTGTTAAATCAAGCGTTAAAATGGCTCCAATCCCTGCGTACAGATTTAACACATTTCCAAGAACGAGCGGAATCGCTGCTTCCCCAGGAAGACCAATAAATCTCATTAACGGTGCAAGCAAATCAGCCAGCCATCCAAGCAGCGGTGTATAGCCTAGTATCGTTACAATTAACGTGATCGGAAAAATGATTTTCCCAAGTGTCCACGTCGTTTTGAGACCGACTAAGAAACCTCTTTTCAGCATGTGCTCCCTCTCCCTCCAACTCCTTATTTACTTCTTCTTTTTCTTTGTTTTTTTAGAAGAAGCTTTTGCTTTTGTTTCTGGCAGTGCAGGATCTAAGTATCGTTTTGTACCAGGCTGTTTTCTACGGTAAATCCATAGAATAACGGCTCCAAGGACTAATACAATTGAAATGACCTGAGCTGTTTTTAACACGCCAAAAATAAGTAAAAAATCTAAACGAATAATCTCGATAAAGAAACGCCCTACCGAATACCAGATCACATACGTAAAGAAAATCTCCCCTTGTTTCAAGTTTACTCTACGTAAGTACAGTAACAAGGCTACCCCGAGCAGATTCCAAATTGACTCATAAAGGAAAGTCGGATGATAGTACGTACCGTTTATAAACATTTGGTTAATAATGAATTCAGGCAGCATAAGCCCTTCTAGAAACTCACGCGTCACTGGTCCGCCGTAAACTTCCTGATTCATAAAGTTGCCCCAGCGGCCGATCGCCTGACCTAATAAAATACTTGGTGCGGCTACGTCAACGAGCTGCCAAAAGGAAAGATTATGTCTTTTTGTAAACACATAGGCCGTTAAGACCCCTCCAATAAGAGCTCCGTGAATCGCAATTCCGCCTTCCCATATGTAGAAAACACGAATTGGATCGTCTGCAAACTGTTCCCACCTAAAGGTCACATAGTATATACGAGCTGAAATAATTGAAATTGGAATCGCAAACAGCAAGAGGTCAGCGAAGGTTTCTTTAGGCATGCCTAAGCGAACGGATTCTCTTGAAGCTAAGATGTAGCCAAGAAATACCCCGAGTCCAATAATGACCCCGTACCAATAAATCGTAAATGGACCTATATCTAAAAAGATCCGACTAAGCGGTTCAATCGATTCTTCCATTTAAAACATCCTCTCTATCTCTTGTTTTATTCGTTTAGTTGAATTCGTCACGGTCTCCTTCTTCTATTACATCCGTTAAGCGCTCAGAAAATTCTTCCGCCGCGTTAAAGCCAAGGCGTTTTAAACGGAAGTTCATCGCTGCAACTTCAATAATAACAGCAAGGTTACGACCCGGACGTACAGGCACAGTCAGCTTTTGAATTTCTGAATCCATAATTTTCATCGTCTCTTCTTCTAGCCCTAAGCGATCATAGGCTTTCTTTTGATCCCAAAGCTCAAGATGAATACATAACACAATTCGTTTAAATGGACGAACCGCCCCGGCACCGAATAACGTCATCACGTTAATAATGCCTAGCCCGCGAATTTCTAATAAATGCTGAATCAACTCAGGAGAACGGCCGACCAGTGTATCTTCATTTTCCTGGCGAATTTCTACCGAATCATCCGCTACTAATCTGTGTCCACGGCGAACTAAGTCTAGAGCTGTTTCACTTTTACCCACGCCGCTGTTTCCTGTAATCAGCACACCAATCCCATAAATGTCGACCAACACCCCGTGTACAGCTGTCATTGGGGAGAGCTTGCTTTCAAGATAGTTCGTCAATTTACTACTCAAACGAGTTGTTGTCTGCTTCGAGCGCATAACAGGAACGCCGTTTTGCTCAGCAGCTTCGAGTAGCGCACGAGGTGCCTCGTTCCCACGTGAAATAATGATTCCCGGTGTATCATATGTACATAATTTAAGCATCCGCTCTTGTTGAACTTCTTTTGTCAGCTGCTCAAAGAACGTGAGCTCCGTTCTACCTAACAGCTGAAGACGTTTTGCCGGGTAATACGTGAAAAAGCCTGCCATTTCCATACCAGGACGCGATATATCACTCGTTGTAATCGGACGGTAGATTCCTTCCTCACCCGCTAATAACTCTAATTGAAATTGTTCTAGTAAATCATTTGCTGTTACTTTAGCCATACTATTCCCACCTCGTCACTTTCCCACATTTATGCCGATTTAAAATCTCTAATCCAGTTTTAAAACCTATTTTCCATTTTATCATGTTTTAAGGAGCAAGACGAACATGAGAAGCACTGCTCATTTCTTTCACTAGAAAAAGGCCGGACCTTTAGAGGCCAGACCTTTTTGTCAATTAATTACGGAGCGGCTTAACGACAAACGTTTGGATTAAAGCGATTAGAATAGAAGCAAGCAGCGCCATGCCAAATCCATTAATCACAAACGCATCACCCATAAGGGCCGCTGTCAACATTAAAGTTAGCGCACTAACCACAAACAAGAATAACCCTAATGTCAAAATGGTAATCGGGAGTGTCAACACGACCAAGACTGGTTTAACAATCGCGTTCACAATCGAAAGCAGTACACTGGCGACAATTGCAGCCCAAAATCCAGCAAGCTCAAAGCCGTCAAAGACATATGCAATGAGTAATAAAATGACAGCATTTATAACAAGACCTATGATCCATCTCATTGATTAACGCACATCCTCTTCATTAGGGATTAGGAAGATGGCGATAAAGTATGCAAGGAGTAGCGGGAAACCGACTGACAAGAAGAAAAGTACGATAAAGATAATTCGTACAATCGTTGAATCAATGCCAAAGTATTTCGCAAGTCCTCCACATACACCAGCTAATTTGCGATCATATTGTGTTCTGACTAATTTTTTCATCTCATATCACCTCATTTTCTGAACGGCTTCACAAGTATTTAACTTAGCGGTCTTTTACCAAAATAGAACCTGTATAGGTCACAGCATTCACCTTCACACGTGGCGAGGACTGCTGGTTCCCTACAAAGCTTGTGCTTTTTTGGGCAAATTCTTTTTTCTCATCAAGAATTTCATGGTTGGCTAAGTCCATTGTAAAGCCGCCCACATTCGTTTTCAGCTTACCTTCAACGCGGATATCTTCCGGTACATATAAATGAATGCTGCCGGTTGTCGCTTTAAGGTCAGCATATCCGGACTCATTCAAGGCATCTAGTTTGTAAGTGATGCCACCGTTAACTGTCTCCGCATCCACATCCTGAGCTTTTCCAGATAACGTAATGCTTCCGTTGACCGTTTTTACATCCACGAGATCGGACTCCTGATGCTCAAGTTCAATTGCCCCGTTTACGGTTTCTGCCATAATCTTTTTCGCTTTGATGGATTTAAAAGAAATCGCTCCGTTTAATGTATTTACATCAAATGTATCGACATGAATCTGTTCCCCTTTTATTTGGCCGTTAAACGTATAGAGCTTAAGGTGTTCAAACGTTGTTTTAGGAACATAGACAGTCGCTTGTACTTTCATTGATTTCACCTTGGTATGGAATAATACTTTTTGATCGTTCACGCGAAACGTCGCTTCCTGCAAGAACACACGACGTGCCTCCTCGGAATCTTTCACGCGGTAAACACGTGCCTGACATTCAATTCGAACATCTGGCTCTTCCCAAGGAACAAAGGTAATCGACCCGTTTTCAAGTGAAATGTCCACATTAGCAGGTGCTAGGTCACGATGCTGGAAAATGTGGTCCACCACAACAGAAGAACCAAAGTTAAAGTCTAAATCAAAGTCTTTAATTTTCTGGAGTGCCGTATCAATGAAGCTTGCAAATCGATTTTCAGCAGAAGAGGATTGTCGGTTGCGCTTCTTATACTCTTCTCCCTCATCCCAATTCACATCTGTTATTAGAGAAGCTGGCTCAGCACGCCTTTGTTCAGGTTCTGCTTTCGTATCCATCGCTTCTAAAAGCTTAATGCCCTCTTCAGCTGTAATTTTACCATCCTCGATCATCTTCAAAATCATTTTCCGCTCTTCCATCGTTAAAGCCTCCTTAATTAATGTAGCTCATGTCAGATTTTCTATAATACTTAGTAGAAAAGGTACGCACTAAAAGCACGCACCTTTTCTGTTGTCATCTTCTATTGTATTACGGATGATCCTGCGATCATGTTTCATCTTTTAGCTTTTTTGTAACTCTTTTTCTTCCATTTGATCCTTCATTTGATTTTCCATCCGTTTACGATCACGCTCTAGTATCGGCTTTAAATAGCGGCCGGTATAAGAAGCTTTTGTTTCAGCCACTTGCTCTGGTGTCCCTTCAGCGACAATTTGACCGCCTTTGTCCCCGCCTTCAGGTCCTAGATCAATAATATGGTCCACCGTTTTAATCACATCTAAATTATGTTCAATAACAAGGACTGTATCCCCATTATCGACAAGTCGCTGCAACACTTTTAATAAACGGTCAATATCATCCACATGCAGCCCTGTTGTTGGTTCATCTAAAATATATAATGTTCTGCCTGTCGCACGACGATGAAGCTGAGAAGCAAGTTTCACACGCTGCGCTTCCCCTCCTGATAAAGTCGTTGCCGGCTGGCCAAGTTTAATGTAGCCAAGCCCAACATCGACCAAGGTCTGAACCTTCCGCTTAATTTTCGGGATGTTAGCAAAGAATTCTACACTCTCTTCCACCGTCATTTCAAGCACATCAGAAATTGTCTTTCCTTTGTACTTAATTTCAAGTGTTTCACGGTTATAACGTTTCCCTTCGCACACTTCACAAGGCACATATACATCAGGCAGGAAATGCATCTCAATTTTAATAATCCCATCTCCGCGGCAAGCCTCACAGCGGCCGCCTTTCACATTAAAGCTGAAGCGGCCTTTCTTATATCCGCGCACTTTTGCCTCGTTTGTCATCGCAAACACATCGCGGATATCATCAAACACTCCCGTATACGTGGCCGGATTTGAACGAGGTGTACGGCCGATCGGCGACTGGTCAATATCAATAACTTTATCAATTTCATCGATATCAGCAATTTCTTTATGTTTCCCTGGCTTGTCCTTCGCACGATGAAGCTTTTGAGCCAACGATTTATACACAATCTCGTTAATAAGGGTACTTTTTCCTGAGCCTGAAACGCCTGTTACGGCCATAAATAGCCCGAGAGGAAATGTAACCGAAACATTTTTCAAGTTATTTTCGCTTGCTTTTTTCACAGTAAATGAGCGCCCGTCAGAATTTCTGCGTTCTGTTGGCAGCGGAATAAATTTTTCACCGGATAAATACTGGCCTGTAAGTGACTCTTTATCTTTCATAATCTCTTCTGGCGTCCCTTGTGCCGTAATCTGTCCGCCGTGAACGCCTGCACCTGGACCAATATCAATAATATAGTCAGCTGCCATCATCGTATCCTCATCATGCTCAACCACAATCAGGGTGTTTCCAAGATTCCGCATATGTTCAAGCGTTTGAATTAAGCGGTCATTATCACGTTGATGAAGACCAATCGACGGTTCATCAAGAATGTAGAGAACACCCATTAACGATGATCCAATTTGGGTGGCCAGACGAATACGCTGCGCCTCACCGCCTGATAAGGTACCCGCTGCACGCGATAGAGATAAATAGTCGAGCCCAACATTTATCAAAAAACCGATACGGTCATTAATTTCTTTTAGAATAAGGCGAGCAATTGCATAATCCTTCTCACTCAGTTCTAGGTTTTCAAAAAACTCTTTCGCTTCTTTTACTGAAAGAGAGGAAACCTCACCAATATGTGTTCCATTAATCTTT carries:
- the hisF gene encoding imidazole glycerol phosphate synthase subunit HisF; translated protein: MLTKRMIPCLDVKEGRVVKGVQFVDLRDAGDPVELAAFYDEQGADELVFLDISASHEGRETMVEVVEEVAGKLAIPFTVGGGINTLEDMKRVLRAGADKVSLNTAAVKRPELIREGADFFGSQCIVVAIDAKYDEELGSWRIYTHGGRQATEWEVRDWAKEATRLGAGEILLTSMDQDGAKTGFDLALTKAVNEVVSVPVIASGGAGKKEDFADVFKVVNADAALAASIFHYKETSVEEVKTYLRQEGVLVR
- the hisH gene encoding imidazole glycerol phosphate synthase subunit HisH yields the protein MIGIVDYGMGNLHSVSKALERMDMPYFLSADPAELEKADGLILPGVGAFRDAMSILNETGLALFLRNWANEGKPLLGICLGMQLLFESSEEHGLTSGLGLLPGRVERFSGVDEAGQAYKVPHMGWNKLTFNKDSLLLRGVEEGHVYFVHSYVVKTDDKNVLLATSDYGRVVPAVVGRENVLGTQFHPEKSSTVGMAILKNYGAYVERGAIARG
- the hisB gene encoding imidazoleglycerol-phosphate dehydratase HisB, which encodes MRQARLERQTGETTIDLDFTIDGEGVSELETGVPFLTHMLDLFTKHGHFNLTVDAKGDIEVDDHHTTEDIGICLGTALKDALGDKKGIKRYGSAFVPMDETLAQVVVDLSNRPHLEFRAEFPSQKVGTFDTELVHEFLWKLALEARMNLHVIVHYGQNTHHIIEAIFKALARALDEATTIDERVKGVPSTKGML
- the hisA gene encoding 1-(5-phosphoribosyl)-5-[(5-phosphoribosylamino)methylideneamino]imidazole-4-carboxamide isomerase, which translates into the protein MAKFEIYPAIDMRDGKCVRLVQGDYNQETVYGDSPFEMAESFAEAGAKWIHMVDLDGAKAKTRINHEHVVKVAKELNVSVQVGGGIRTAEDIAYYLERGIDRVILGSVAVNNPAFTKEMLSTYGGEKIAIGLDARDGYVATDGWLETSSVQAVDLANELARHGAEVFIFTDISRDGMLSGPNTEAIAKMAEETGKEVIASGGVSNLADLKELREHPSEIGGAIVGKALYTNQFTLKDALKGE
- the hisG gene encoding ATP phosphoribosyltransferase, whose protein sequence is MSEVLTVAMPKGRIFEEAVELLRKAGYRLPEEFDDSRKLIIDVEEENLRFILAKPMDVPTYVEHGVADIGVAGKDVMIEEERDVYEVLDLKISECYLAVAGLPGYEKKDINPKVASKYPNLAAQYFKEQGEQVEMIKLNGSIELAPLIGLADRIVDIVSTGRTLKENGLVEFETIVPITSRLIVNPVSYRMKDEQIDRMVERLSGVVDGVEA
- a CDS encoding ATP phosphoribosyltransferase regulatory subunit, translating into MSKPFMFEKPIGMRDTLPALYRTKKLIRDQLTTEMSLWGYQTIDTPTLEFYDTVGDASAILDQQLFKLLDSKGNTLVLRPDMTAPIARLVASSLKEATFPVRLNYQSNVYRAQQHEGGKPAEFEQVGVELIGDGTVSADGEVIALMIASLKRAGLDNFKVAIGHVGYVDALLLDVVGNEERALVLRRYLYEKNYVGFKEHVKELSLSSIDKDRLLKLLKLRGGKEALDQARELIQTEQGERALNELTQLWGVLESYGIDSYVKLDLNLVLHLSYYTGVVFEGYGGDLGVPLSSGGRYDQLLEKFNRPAPATGFGVRLDLLTEAIGKTAPAKENVCVIFSKERRTEATELASQKREEGISVVLQDLSGVGDVDQMSEQYDDVIYCIGKSKKGGE
- the hisD gene encoding histidinol dehydrogenase, whose product is MRIIEVTDSVSLKRDLDAGTSEQREAVDAIIEEVRKRGDQALFSYTEKFDGAKLDALLVEESEFLAAYEQLDPGVLKAIREAIENIRDFHQRQVQQSWMTTKEDGTILGQKVTPLDAVGLYVPGGKAAYPSSIMMNVIPAQAAGVGRISIVTPPQKDGTIPASVLVTAKELGVTSIYKVGGAQAIAALAYGTETIQAVDKITGPGNIFVALAKRAVFGRVDIDMIAGPSEIVVLADENANAQYIAADLLSQAEHDERASAVLVTPSSDLAEAVKTAVEKQLETLPKREIAEASIRDYGAVYVTKDLDEAVDVTNELAPEHLELLTEDAMALVGRIRHAGAIFVGPYSSEPVGDYFAGPNHVLPTNGTARFSSPLSVDDFVKKSSIISYSKQALKQKGASISALARLEGLEAHARAIDIRLEDE